A DNA window from Shewanella baltica contains the following coding sequences:
- the prc gene encoding carboxy terminal-processing peptidase, translated as MRKLTLATSIATVFVGFSAWAVPPTIQISELPTLKQEAQHKVASKRVTDLYTRSHYHRFNLDDAFSTQIFDRYLQQLDYRRNVLTQADVDSFKPYATQFDDMLSSGELEPAYKMFDIVQKRRYEGFVYALSLLDKEMDFSAPGDAYEYDRDDAAWPKDQAEINELWRQRVKYDALNLKLTGKKWPEIVEILQKRYNNAIKRLTQTNSEDVFQGVMNAFSRSIEPHTSYLSPRNAERFQMEMNLSLEGIGAQLQLEDDYTVIKSLIAGGPAAGSEKLSPEDKIVGVGQEGGEIVDVIGWRLDDVVDLIKGPKGSKVVLQILPKKGGSNAKPFDVTLVRDKIRLEDRAATSKVIEPKDGEYANRKVGVIHIPGFYMNLSQDVEKELVKLNEAKVEGIVIDLRGNGGGALTEAVLLTGLFIDMGPVVQIRDADGRVSAHRDNDGKTSYAGPLTVMVDRYSASASEIFAAALQDYDRALIVGESSFGKGTVQQHKSLGRIYDMYEKPIGHVQYTIQKFYRINGGSTQLKGVTPNIAYPSALEPGEYGEAEEKNALPWDKVPMAQYGTLNDVTPELVTSLEAKHLNRIKSSVEFAYINQDIADFKKHHKEKTVSLVESERIASREADEKKVLDRTNERRVANGLAPVKSMEDIKDDAELPDAFLDETAYITLDMADAQKLAKTSAK; from the coding sequence ATGCGAAAACTCACTTTGGCTACCTCGATCGCCACTGTTTTTGTCGGATTCTCGGCTTGGGCCGTACCACCCACGATTCAAATCAGCGAGTTACCCACTCTCAAGCAGGAAGCGCAACATAAGGTCGCGAGCAAAAGGGTAACGGACTTATACACTCGTTCGCATTATCATAGATTTAATCTTGATGATGCCTTTTCTACGCAAATTTTTGACCGTTATCTACAGCAGTTAGACTATCGCCGCAATGTGTTAACCCAAGCGGATGTCGATAGCTTTAAACCTTATGCTACCCAATTCGATGACATGCTCAGTTCTGGCGAACTTGAGCCTGCCTATAAAATGTTTGATATCGTCCAAAAGCGTCGTTATGAAGGCTTTGTCTATGCTTTATCCCTACTGGATAAAGAGATGGACTTCTCCGCCCCTGGCGATGCCTATGAGTATGACCGTGACGATGCGGCATGGCCAAAAGATCAAGCCGAGATCAATGAGTTATGGCGTCAACGTGTTAAATACGATGCGCTAAATCTGAAGCTCACAGGTAAAAAATGGCCTGAGATTGTTGAGATCTTGCAAAAGCGTTACAACAACGCCATCAAACGTTTGACTCAAACCAACAGTGAAGACGTGTTCCAAGGCGTGATGAATGCCTTCTCACGTAGCATTGAGCCGCATACGAGTTACCTGTCACCACGCAATGCTGAACGTTTCCAAATGGAAATGAATTTAAGCCTTGAAGGGATTGGTGCTCAACTGCAACTTGAAGACGATTACACTGTGATTAAAAGCTTAATTGCTGGCGGTCCTGCGGCTGGCAGCGAAAAACTGTCGCCAGAAGACAAGATTGTCGGCGTCGGTCAAGAAGGCGGTGAAATTGTTGATGTGATCGGCTGGCGTTTAGACGACGTGGTTGATCTGATCAAAGGACCTAAGGGCAGTAAAGTCGTACTGCAAATTTTACCGAAGAAAGGCGGTTCGAATGCTAAGCCATTCGACGTTACCTTAGTACGCGATAAAATTCGTCTTGAAGACAGAGCGGCAACCTCTAAGGTGATTGAACCTAAAGATGGCGAGTACGCTAATCGCAAAGTCGGTGTGATCCATATTCCTGGTTTCTACATGAATCTGTCACAGGACGTTGAAAAAGAGCTAGTGAAGTTAAACGAAGCCAAAGTTGAAGGCATAGTCATCGACCTTAGAGGTAACGGTGGTGGTGCATTAACAGAAGCCGTGTTGCTGACGGGACTCTTTATCGATATGGGTCCTGTGGTGCAAATTCGTGATGCCGATGGCCGTGTGTCTGCGCACCGTGATAACGATGGCAAAACCAGTTATGCAGGCCCGTTGACTGTGATGGTTGACCGTTACAGTGCTTCAGCCTCTGAGATTTTTGCTGCCGCATTGCAAGATTATGACCGCGCGCTGATTGTTGGTGAATCTAGCTTTGGTAAAGGTACAGTGCAGCAGCATAAGAGCTTAGGCCGTATATACGACATGTATGAAAAGCCAATTGGCCATGTGCAATACACGATTCAAAAGTTCTATCGGATCAATGGCGGCAGCACACAGCTTAAAGGTGTGACACCCAACATTGCTTACCCAAGTGCGTTAGAGCCAGGTGAGTACGGCGAAGCTGAAGAGAAAAATGCCTTGCCTTGGGATAAAGTGCCAATGGCACAATATGGCACGCTCAATGATGTGACGCCTGAGTTAGTGACTAGCCTTGAGGCCAAGCACCTTAACCGCATCAAAAGCAGTGTAGAGTTTGCTTATATCAATCAAGATATTGCCGACTTTAAAAAGCACCACAAAGAGAAGACAGTTTCTCTGGTTGAAAGTGAGCGCATTGCCTCCCGCGA